Proteins co-encoded in one Dama dama isolate Ldn47 chromosome 2, ASM3311817v1, whole genome shotgun sequence genomic window:
- the LOC133074326 gene encoding heterogeneous nuclear ribonucleoprotein A1 has protein sequence MSKSESPKEPEQLRKLFIGGLSFETTDESLRSHFEQWGTLTDCVVMRDPNTKRSRGFGFVTYATVEEVDAAMNARPHKVDGRVVEPKRAVSREDSQRPGAHLTVKKIFVGGIKEDTEEHHLRDYFEQYGKIEVIEIMTDRGSGKKRGFAFVTFDDHDSVDKIVIQKYHTVNGHNCEVRKALSKQEMASASSSQRGRSGSGNFGGGRGGGFGGNDNFGRGGNFSGRGGFGGSRGGGGYGGSGDGYNGFGNDGSNFGGGGSYNDFGNYNNQSSNFGPMKGGNFGGRSSGPYGGGGQYFAKPRNQGGYGGSSSSSSYGSGRRF, from the coding sequence ATGTCTAAATCAGAGTCTCCCAAAGAGCCCGAACAGCTGCGGAAGCTCTTCATCGGAGGATTGAGCTTTGAAACAACTGATGAAAGTCTGAGGAGCCATTTTGAGCAATGGGGAACGCTCACAGACTGTGTGGTAATGAGGGATCCAAACACCAAGCGCTCCAGAGGCTTCGGGTTTGTCACATACGCCACGGTGGAGGAGGTGGATGCGGCCATGAATGCAAGGCCACACAAGGTGGACGGAAGAGTTGTGGAACCAAAGAGGGCCGTGTCAAGAGAAGATTCTCAAAGACCTGGTGCCCACTTAACTGTGAAAAAGATTTTTGTTGGTGGCATTaaagaagacactgaagaacATCACCTGAGAGATTATTTTGAACAGTATGGAAAAATTGAAGTAATTGAAATCATGACTGATCGAGGCAGTGGCAAAAAGAGAGGCTTTGCTTTTGTAACCTTTGATGACCATGACTCTGTAGACAAAATTGTCATTCAGAAATACCACACTGTGAATGGCCACAACTGTGAAGTGAGAAAAGCCCTGTCTAAGCAAGAGatggctagtgcttcatccagccagagaGGTCGAAGTGGTTCTGGAAACTTTGGTGGTGGTCGTGGAGGTGGTTTTGGTGGGAATGACAACTTTGGTCGTGGAGGAAACTTCAGTGGTCGAGGTGGCTTTGGTGGCAGCCGTGGTGGTGGCGGATATGGTGGCAGTGGGGATGGATATAATGGATTTGGTAATGACGGAAGCAATTTTGGAGGTGGTGGAAGCTACAATGATTTTGGCAATTACAACAATCAGTCTTCAAATTTTGGACCCATGAAAGGAGGAAACTTTGGAGGCAGAAGTTCTGGCCCCTATGGTGGTGGAGGCCAATACTTTGCCAAACCACGAAACCAAGGTGGCTATGGTGgttccagcagcagcagtagctatgGCAGTGGCAGAAGGTTTTAA